The Oscillatoria sp. FACHB-1407 genome includes a region encoding these proteins:
- a CDS encoding GNAT family N-acetyltransferase has protein sequence MQSMIRPATPDDIAAIARVHVDAWRTTYRGIVPDRYLEEMSYKKSEARWQQWFTITANFHHIVVALNASDEVIGFANGGAERTKHPTFGGELYAIYILQAYQRQGYGRGLVGAIATQLEQSGFSSMLVWALINNPACRFYEQLGGQPIKQQSINIGGKDLVEVAYGWADIKLLINRAFIERTTHDRPIQD, from the coding sequence ATGCAATCGATGATTCGCCCTGCTACGCCTGATGATATCGCAGCGATCGCCCGTGTCCATGTGGATGCGTGGCGCACGACCTATCGGGGCATTGTGCCCGATCGCTACCTTGAGGAGATGTCTTACAAAAAGTCTGAGGCTCGCTGGCAGCAATGGTTCACGATTACAGCCAACTTCCATCACATTGTTGTGGCTCTCAACGCATCAGATGAGGTGATTGGTTTTGCCAACGGTGGGGCAGAACGCACTAAACATCCAACCTTTGGGGGTGAGTTGTATGCCATCTATATTCTGCAAGCCTATCAACGTCAGGGATATGGGCGGGGTCTTGTAGGGGCGATCGCCACACAACTAGAACAATCTGGTTTTTCATCAATGCTAGTGTGGGCATTAATCAACAATCCGGCGTGCCGATTTTACGAACAATTAGGGGGACAACCCATCAAGCAACAATCTATTAATATTGGTGGCAAAGACCTCGTTGAGGTTGCCTATGGTTGGGCAGATATCAAGCTGCTGATTAACAGAGCATTTATTGAGAGAACCACCCATGACAGACCAATCCAAGACTGA
- a CDS encoding alpha-amylase yields MTVLIIGFSLRSDMISGESKTLPRTAFVHLFEWQWDDIARECETFLGPQGFAAVQISPPNEHAVVAEQGFPWWQRYQPVSYKLQSRSGDRTQLANMIQRCHQAGVKVYADAVINHMTAQESGVGSAGTPFIRYHYADLYQPSDFHSCDRNIRDYTNRDEVMNCQLVGLPDLKTSSPKVQQRIVEYLISLLNLGVDGFRIDAAKHMESQDIAAILALLDRQTTKEPYIYQEVIDPGNEAIKKTEYYPNGDVIEFEYGKKVGAKFMGIEGQTIAQLETLGESWGLMPSNKAIVFIDNHDKQRGHGGGGTYLTHQDPELYDLANVFMLAFPYGYPQVMSSYRFTNSDQGPPADANGKTHPVYRGDQAFCFGEWVCEHRYTAIAPMIQFRNITTDTAVTHWWSNGNNQIAFGRGDKGFVVINREDTVLTHTFQTDLPQGTYCNILKSEVERNRRTCGDRTQAIAVNAQGQATITALPMEAVAIHVGAKVS; encoded by the coding sequence ATGACAGTACTCATCATTGGGTTCTCGTTACGGAGTGACATGATATCGGGTGAGTCGAAAACGCTACCTCGAACTGCCTTTGTTCATTTGTTTGAGTGGCAATGGGATGACATCGCCAGGGAATGTGAGACGTTTTTAGGTCCGCAGGGATTCGCTGCCGTGCAGATTTCGCCTCCAAACGAACATGCTGTGGTTGCGGAGCAGGGGTTTCCCTGGTGGCAACGCTATCAACCCGTGAGTTACAAGTTGCAGAGCCGCAGTGGCGATCGCACCCAGCTTGCAAACATGATTCAGCGATGCCATCAAGCTGGAGTCAAGGTGTATGCCGATGCAGTGATCAACCACATGACAGCCCAGGAGTCAGGCGTTGGGAGTGCGGGCACCCCGTTTATTCGTTATCATTATGCCGATCTGTATCAACCCTCTGACTTCCATAGCTGCGATCGCAACATTAGGGACTATACCAACCGCGATGAGGTGATGAACTGTCAATTGGTGGGATTGCCCGATCTCAAAACCAGTTCACCAAAGGTGCAACAACGTATTGTGGAGTATTTGATTAGCCTGCTGAATTTAGGAGTCGATGGATTTCGTATCGATGCGGCAAAACACATGGAAAGTCAGGATATTGCCGCAATTCTGGCATTGCTCGATCGCCAAACAACTAAGGAGCCTTACATCTATCAAGAAGTTATTGACCCCGGCAATGAAGCGATTAAAAAGACAGAGTATTACCCTAATGGAGATGTGATTGAGTTTGAGTATGGCAAAAAGGTCGGTGCCAAATTTATGGGCATTGAGGGGCAAACGATCGCCCAGTTAGAGACGTTGGGTGAAAGTTGGGGATTGATGCCCAGTAATAAGGCGATCGTGTTTATTGATAACCACGACAAACAACGGGGACATGGTGGCGGTGGCACCTATCTGACGCACCAAGATCCAGAGTTGTATGATCTGGCGAATGTATTTATGTTGGCGTTTCCCTACGGCTATCCACAGGTGATGTCGAGCTACCGTTTTACTAACAGCGATCAGGGTCCCCCCGCCGATGCCAACGGCAAGACTCATCCGGTGTATCGAGGCGACCAGGCATTTTGCTTTGGGGAATGGGTGTGTGAGCACCGTTATACGGCGATCGCCCCTATGATTCAGTTTCGTAACATCACGACAGATACCGCAGTGACTCACTGGTGGAGTAACGGCAATAATCAAATTGCCTTTGGTCGCGGTGACAAAGGGTTTGTGGTGATCAACCGGGAAGATACTGTTTTAACCCACACCTTTCAAACTGATCTGCCTCAAGGAACCTACTGCAACATTCTCAAGAGTGAGGTGGAGAGGAATAGACGTACCTGTGGCGATCGCACTCAAGCCATCGCAGTGAATGCACAGGGACAAGCGACAATTACGGCATTGCCAATGGAAGCCGTTGCGATTCATGTTGGAGCAAAAGTGTCTTGA